A genomic segment from Streptomyces sp. NBC_00459 encodes:
- the tap gene encoding telomere-associated protein Tap: MSTENELFSAVDALLEQVAQDDLPVPAERKRLREAAGLSQAQIATALDARREAVGNWETGRTEPRPPKRAAYARLLEGLAVRFPAPTPDPYKPPPMPDFAETIGQTGDGGYVPPPKVPVDLPAPEAPAPKAAPRPRASRSEPAAASSRRPGAKKSVAKKTTAPAAAMDPRFENGPLAVVDCEDGQVSAYCVGGLVLDVPAKSIPALVDWTLTEARLGQARLHRNGRDADPVLVLTPAALERYGLPAALSDEERHANRLPDSHKVVKQIAKAGLQLTQRGLGPWARVFREPEGSRRRCVQLCILSWNALDTREWGTKNDPQLLLTMHPADLARYLGLYAARVMTPRGSTATTGLELMVALRPPTRAQKDEATGEFKPAFNDDALTARYDVVECEVPDEHPKLKDKFARHHLRTPAEMLMEEPYDWCRPLTDEECANPYLVAVDINMSFAAAANSLTVGLNGPTHLTGNPTFDASLPGSWLVDLSHVDLSRVRINGRTVDGDRLPSPFTPKGERPTGPAWYATPTVAYAVELGFDVAPIEAHVRTQTGRYLDPWYKRLRDAYVETMADMGVTTDLTGQEFLEAMAQRKQADPTMALLETAIKATAKGGIGKLRQRSRGQVPYYEEYPALKRETWRPDIRAAVLANQRVGLHRKLMKTAAAADLYPTSIGTDAIVYPSPGPSPLDILPLTDEGKPVPGTFRLGVSPGMVKHQGTQTVLWAEQQFEERGGVFNLSNLIKTDQSAGEGE, translated from the coding sequence GTGTCCACTGAGAACGAGCTGTTCAGCGCCGTCGATGCGCTGCTGGAGCAAGTCGCGCAGGATGATCTGCCGGTCCCCGCGGAGCGCAAGCGTCTGCGTGAGGCCGCCGGCCTGAGTCAGGCGCAGATCGCTACGGCGCTGGACGCCCGTCGGGAGGCGGTGGGGAACTGGGAGACCGGGCGGACCGAGCCGCGGCCGCCGAAGCGCGCCGCCTACGCCAGGCTCCTGGAGGGCCTCGCCGTGCGGTTCCCCGCCCCAACTCCTGACCCGTACAAGCCGCCGCCGATGCCGGACTTCGCGGAGACGATCGGGCAGACCGGCGATGGGGGATACGTGCCCCCGCCGAAGGTCCCGGTTGACCTTCCGGCGCCGGAAGCGCCGGCGCCCAAGGCGGCGCCGCGTCCGAGAGCGAGCCGCAGCGAGCCGGCGGCCGCGTCGTCGCGGCGCCCGGGTGCGAAGAAGTCGGTGGCGAAGAAGACCACGGCGCCGGCCGCCGCCATGGACCCGCGTTTCGAGAACGGGCCGCTGGCGGTCGTCGACTGCGAGGACGGGCAGGTGTCGGCGTACTGTGTCGGCGGCCTGGTCCTGGACGTGCCCGCCAAGTCGATCCCGGCGCTGGTCGACTGGACGCTGACCGAAGCCCGGCTCGGGCAGGCCCGGCTGCACCGCAACGGCCGTGACGCCGACCCGGTCCTGGTCCTCACCCCGGCCGCGCTGGAGCGCTACGGCCTGCCCGCCGCCCTGTCGGATGAGGAGCGGCATGCGAACCGGCTGCCGGACAGCCACAAGGTGGTCAAGCAGATCGCCAAGGCCGGCCTTCAGCTCACCCAGCGCGGCCTCGGTCCGTGGGCCCGCGTCTTCCGTGAGCCCGAGGGCTCCCGGCGGCGCTGTGTCCAGCTGTGCATCCTGTCCTGGAACGCGTTGGACACCCGGGAGTGGGGCACGAAGAACGACCCGCAGCTGCTGCTGACGATGCATCCGGCTGACCTCGCCCGCTACCTCGGTCTGTACGCGGCGCGGGTGATGACGCCGCGCGGCAGCACCGCGACGACCGGCCTGGAGCTGATGGTCGCCCTGCGCCCGCCGACCCGTGCGCAGAAGGACGAGGCGACCGGCGAGTTCAAGCCCGCCTTCAACGACGACGCGCTCACCGCCCGGTACGACGTGGTGGAGTGCGAGGTCCCCGACGAACACCCGAAGCTGAAGGACAAGTTCGCCCGGCACCACCTGCGGACCCCGGCAGAGATGCTGATGGAGGAGCCCTACGACTGGTGCCGGCCGCTGACCGATGAGGAGTGCGCGAACCCGTACCTGGTCGCGGTCGACATCAACATGTCGTTCGCCGCGGCCGCGAACAGCCTCACCGTCGGGCTGAACGGACCGACCCACCTGACCGGCAACCCGACGTTCGACGCGTCGCTGCCCGGTTCATGGCTGGTCGACCTCTCCCACGTCGACCTGTCCCGCGTCCGTATCAACGGCCGCACCGTCGACGGGGACAGGCTGCCGAGCCCGTTCACGCCGAAGGGCGAGCGGCCCACCGGCCCGGCCTGGTACGCCACCCCGACCGTCGCCTACGCGGTGGAGCTCGGCTTCGACGTCGCGCCGATCGAGGCGCACGTGCGAACCCAGACCGGCCGCTACCTGGACCCCTGGTACAAGCGGCTGCGCGACGCGTACGTGGAGACGATGGCCGACATGGGCGTCACCACCGACCTCACCGGCCAGGAATTCCTCGAGGCGATGGCGCAGCGCAAGCAGGCCGACCCGACGATGGCGCTGCTGGAAACCGCGATCAAGGCGACGGCAAAGGGCGGCATCGGCAAACTGCGCCAGCGCAGCCGGGGCCAGGTCCCGTACTACGAGGAATACCCGGCGCTGAAGCGGGAGACGTGGCGCCCCGACATCCGGGCCGCCGTGCTGGCCAACCAGCGCGTGGGCCTGCACCGCAAGCTGATGAAGACGGCGGCCGCCGCCGACCTGTACCCGACCTCCATCGGCACCGACGCCATCGTCTACCCCTCGCCCGGCCCGTCCCCGCTGGACATCCTGCCGCTCACCGACGAAGGCAAGCCCGTACCGGGCACGTTCCGGCTGGGGGTCTCGCCCGGCATGGTCAAGCACCAGGGCACCCAAACGGTGCTGTGGGCAGAGCAGCAGTTCGAGGAACGCGGCGGCGTCTTCAACCTCTCCAACCTCATCAAGACCGACCAGAGCGCCGGAGAAGGGGAGTAA
- a CDS encoding IS5 family transposase: MLDAVRYVVDNGVKWVNLPADFPPYRRVHAFARRWQVTGLLAELHDRLRDRVREKDGRLPDPTAAIVDSQSVRAAANIPRSTSGWDGGKKVGGRKRHLVVDCLGLVLAVAVTAASIQDRDAAVPLLERLRRQYFSIRLVWADGGYAGRLVDWAAEELRLTLQIVKRTDDTTGFVVLPRRWVVERTLSWLMRSRRLARDYETLPAMHEAMVLWSMAMLMSSRLAGHRPAGFSRPAPRAW, encoded by the coding sequence ATGCTCGACGCGGTCCGCTATGTCGTGGACAACGGCGTGAAGTGGGTCAATCTGCCCGCAGACTTCCCTCCGTATCGGCGCGTGCATGCCTTCGCCCGCCGCTGGCAGGTCACGGGTCTGCTCGCCGAACTCCACGATCGGCTGCGCGACCGCGTCCGGGAGAAGGATGGCCGCTTGCCGGACCCGACGGCCGCGATCGTGGACTCGCAGTCGGTGCGGGCGGCGGCGAACATCCCGCGATCGACGTCCGGGTGGGACGGCGGGAAGAAGGTGGGCGGCCGAAAGCGGCATCTGGTGGTGGACTGCCTCGGCCTGGTCCTGGCCGTCGCGGTGACCGCGGCAAGCATCCAGGACCGCGACGCCGCCGTCCCTCTGCTCGAGCGGCTGCGACGGCAGTACTTCTCCATCCGACTGGTGTGGGCGGACGGCGGCTATGCAGGCCGGCTCGTCGACTGGGCGGCCGAGGAGCTCCGGCTCACCCTTCAGATCGTCAAACGCACTGACGACACCACGGGGTTCGTGGTGCTGCCACGCAGGTGGGTGGTGGAAAGAACCCTCAGCTGGCTGATGCGCTCGCGCCGCCTGGCGCGCGACTACGAGACACTGCCCGCCATGCACGAAGCCATGGTGCTGTGGTCGATGGCCATGCTCATGAGCAGCCGCCTGGCCGGACACCGTCCAGCCGGCTTCAGCCGGCCGGCACCGCGAGCGTGGTGA
- a CDS encoding caspase family protein, whose translation MSVLPDPGASRAVLVGTGRYEYLEQLPAVSNNVHALAGLLRGPLSLQLPDRHVSVVENPVAAHTVVGAVRQAAAEATDTLIVYFAGHGLVDAQDQLSLALPHTEAGRIETVLPYDWVRQVLLLDSRAERHVVILDCCYSGRALGRMSAGAGLADQAAVEGSFLLAAAAETRTALAPVGETYTAFTGALLDTLRQGIPGGPALLDLGSLYRHLRLTLGARGHPVPQARDRNSGAQVALARNHADLPAVPVAAGEAVGERPWPDPAAIRTVTGFFTSLADVRVVSGLTQQAVSRRSDGRISAGSVGRLVNRAELPATWETTEAYLSACGVPEDRIALWQLVWQQLRTAEASAGAEIPVAAPGTVSEKGRRRPFSVFRRGRAQ comes from the coding sequence GTGAGCGTGCTGCCGGATCCGGGGGCGTCGCGGGCCGTGCTGGTGGGCACGGGCCGGTACGAGTATCTGGAGCAGTTGCCGGCCGTCTCTAACAACGTGCACGCCTTGGCCGGTCTTCTACGAGGGCCGCTGTCGCTGCAGCTGCCGGACCGGCATGTGAGCGTCGTGGAGAATCCGGTTGCCGCGCACACGGTGGTGGGCGCGGTGCGGCAGGCAGCCGCCGAGGCCACCGACACGCTGATCGTCTACTTCGCCGGGCACGGGCTGGTCGATGCGCAGGATCAGCTGAGTCTGGCCCTGCCGCACACCGAGGCGGGCCGTATCGAGACGGTTCTTCCGTATGACTGGGTGCGCCAGGTTCTTCTGCTGGATTCCAGGGCCGAGCGGCACGTGGTGATCCTGGACTGCTGTTACAGCGGTCGGGCGCTGGGGAGAATGAGCGCCGGGGCGGGGCTTGCTGACCAGGCGGCGGTGGAGGGCAGTTTTCTTCTGGCGGCCGCCGCGGAGACCCGTACGGCTCTGGCGCCGGTGGGGGAGACCTATACGGCTTTCACCGGGGCGCTGCTCGACACGCTGCGCCAGGGCATACCCGGCGGTCCCGCGCTGCTCGATCTGGGTTCCCTCTACCGGCATCTGCGTCTGACGCTGGGAGCGAGGGGGCACCCCGTTCCGCAGGCCCGGGACCGCAACAGCGGTGCCCAGGTCGCGCTCGCACGCAATCACGCTGATCTGCCGGCCGTACCGGTTGCGGCCGGTGAGGCCGTCGGGGAGCGTCCCTGGCCGGATCCGGCTGCGATCCGTACCGTCACAGGGTTTTTCACCTCCCTCGCGGACGTGCGGGTGGTCAGCGGACTGACTCAGCAGGCAGTGAGCCGGCGCTCTGACGGGCGTATTTCTGCTGGCAGCGTCGGCCGGCTGGTCAACCGCGCCGAGCTTCCGGCCACCTGGGAGACAACTGAGGCCTACCTTTCGGCCTGTGGTGTCCCCGAGGACCGGATCGCGCTGTGGCAGCTTGTCTGGCAGCAGCTGCGCACGGCGGAGGCGTCGGCTGGCGCGGAGATCCCGGTAGCTGCTCCCGGCACCGTCTCTGAGAAGGGAAGGCGGCGGCCTTTCTCGGTCTTCCGCCGGGGGCGGGCTCAGTGA
- the nrdR gene encoding transcriptional regulator NrdR, with product MHCPFCRHPDSRVVDSRTTDDGTSIRRRRQCPDCSRRFTTVETCSLMVVKRSGVTEPFSRTKVINGVRKACQGRPVTEDALAQLGQRVEEAVRATGSAELTTHDVGLAILGPLQELDLVAYLRFASVYRAFDSLDDFEAAIAELREVPCRPAVDDEDPDVGRRQDDRGSGGTAQVPVLANAAD from the coding sequence ATGCACTGCCCCTTCTGCAGGCATCCCGACAGCCGCGTGGTCGACAGTCGTACGACCGACGACGGCACGTCGATCCGCAGGCGCCGCCAGTGTCCTGACTGCTCCCGCCGGTTCACGACCGTCGAGACGTGCTCGCTCATGGTGGTCAAGCGGTCCGGGGTCACCGAACCGTTCAGTCGTACGAAGGTCATCAATGGCGTGCGCAAGGCATGTCAGGGGCGGCCTGTCACCGAGGACGCTCTCGCGCAGCTCGGCCAGCGGGTCGAGGAGGCGGTGCGCGCCACCGGAAGTGCCGAGTTGACCACCCATGACGTGGGGCTGGCCATACTCGGTCCGTTGCAGGAACTCGACCTCGTCGCCTATCTGCGATTCGCGTCCGTCTACCGGGCGTTCGACTCGCTGGACGACTTCGAGGCCGCGATCGCGGAGCTCAGGGAAGTGCCGTGCCGCCCCGCCGTGGACGACGAAGACCCGGATGTGGGGCGCCGGCAGGACGATCGCGGGTCCGGGGGGACTGCTCAGGTCCCCGTGCTCGCCAACGCCGCCGACTGA
- a CDS encoding effector-associated constant component EACC1 translates to MRFEVRVGLGAGELRSLQGWLRADPGVRRSAVVEVRGSVPGPGEMGTVLDVLELVTGNGWSAASFVLAVAAWRQSRPDRPRVEIRRGATVIVLTDCSEEELGRAVRVLEAVDGDEGGEQ, encoded by the coding sequence GTGCGGTTTGAGGTGAGGGTCGGGCTGGGCGCGGGGGAGTTGCGTTCGTTGCAGGGCTGGTTGCGTGCCGATCCGGGGGTGCGCCGGTCTGCCGTGGTTGAGGTGCGGGGGAGTGTGCCTGGGCCGGGGGAGATGGGCACGGTCCTTGACGTGCTCGAGTTGGTGACGGGGAACGGGTGGAGTGCGGCGTCGTTCGTTTTGGCGGTGGCGGCGTGGCGGCAGAGCCGGCCGGATCGGCCACGTGTGGAGATCCGCCGCGGGGCCACGGTCATCGTCCTGACGGATTGTTCTGAGGAGGAACTCGGGCGGGCGGTTCGGGTGCTGGAGGCTGTTGACGGTGATGAGGGCGGGGAGCAGTGA
- the tpg gene encoding telomere-protecting terminal protein Tpg, with protein MADSLGDSLDRALEGAFTRRIPQSAQAQMKYLVKQLKGTKAAAQALGISQRTVERYVSGKLKRPRQDLRGRLEREVKKRWQPQIRAKARKKAASTGGLVVSTRARFGFEAAGDTTEDARIRDITQALPPQWADRLFTAREQGANEQQLQQIAADGLAQMYFRANNSRAHGLGVEFTDVERLDIEL; from the coding sequence ATGGCCGACTCACTCGGGGACAGCCTGGACCGCGCGCTGGAGGGGGCATTCACCCGCCGCATCCCGCAGAGCGCCCAGGCGCAGATGAAGTACCTGGTCAAACAGCTCAAGGGCACCAAGGCCGCAGCCCAGGCACTCGGGATCTCCCAGCGCACCGTGGAGCGGTACGTCTCGGGCAAGCTCAAGCGGCCCCGCCAGGACCTCCGAGGCCGCCTGGAGCGCGAGGTCAAGAAGAGGTGGCAGCCGCAGATCCGCGCGAAGGCGCGGAAGAAAGCGGCGTCCACGGGCGGGCTGGTCGTCTCCACCCGCGCCCGCTTCGGATTCGAAGCCGCCGGGGATACGACCGAGGACGCCCGGATCCGCGACATCACCCAGGCCCTGCCGCCCCAGTGGGCCGACCGCCTGTTCACCGCCCGCGAGCAGGGCGCCAACGAGCAGCAGCTCCAGCAGATCGCGGCCGACGGCCTCGCGCAGATGTACTTCCGCGCCAACAACAGCCGTGCGCACGGGCTGGGCGTGGAGTTCACCGACGTGGAACGGCTCGACATCGAGTTGTAG
- a CDS encoding aKG-HExxH-type peptide beta-hydroxylase codes for MLLTETLLHETNHVALAALTDLVDLTDPQDRTRHRVGWRPDPRPLGAVFTGTHAHIGVLEFWSRVYHTLDGAPARAAEARLHQYGRQVAAALRGLWRNEAALTSRRTYFLECMTDEAELHGFPVRGPRVIHPSVRSGVMGRTPSRVDQQCGKQRFRRRAERGRCGRSGGGEGVGGKGRAAVRLQRAVELPGVAGRRPTRRHRGRIHYEDAVARRRRDGAAGGRGRAGGGGRRHAPGLCPAQPEAARAMGPCQAIGVTVSHFYLSHVRTVDEEWVASFFHDLCRVVAERTGRSPEVVGVHGKPHSPDVSADLLARSTVLVVLHSPRYFSQSYCRAELSYFQRRLSMQRSRTGRSADAVIPVMWEPDPAHPLDAVAPQLPLRARSDAFSATDCTSATPAPASRTHRLLRRVLGLVPLSTTVSPEPVDGFGGVGKTQIAQEYVHSHHWEREEGNGASASRLWSPEPANSPHGAKFWGVGVNPR; via the coding sequence GTGCTGCTGACCGAGACCCTGCTCCACGAAACGAACCACGTAGCCCTGGCGGCGCTGACCGACCTGGTCGACCTGACCGACCCGCAGGACCGGACCCGGCACCGGGTGGGCTGGCGCCCCGATCCCCGGCCGTTGGGCGCCGTGTTCACCGGGACACACGCCCACATCGGCGTGCTGGAGTTCTGGTCGCGCGTCTACCACACGCTCGACGGCGCACCGGCCCGCGCGGCCGAGGCACGGCTGCACCAGTACGGACGGCAGGTGGCCGCGGCTCTGCGGGGCCTGTGGCGCAACGAGGCCGCTCTGACGTCCCGGAGAACCTACTTCCTCGAATGCATGACCGACGAGGCGGAGTTGCACGGCTTCCCTGTGCGCGGACCTCGCGTGATCCACCCATCCGTGAGATCGGGCGTCATGGGACGCACCCCCTCTCGGGTCGACCAACAGTGCGGTAAGCAGCGGTTCCGCCGTCGTGCAGAGCGCGGGCGGTGCGGTCGATCAGGAGGAGGAGAGGGCGTGGGCGGAAAAGGTCGCGCGGCGGTGCGCCTGCAACGAGCCGTGGAACTGCCGGGTGTGGCGGGAAGACGGCCGACGAGACGACACCGGGGGCGGATCCACTATGAGGATGCGGTGGCACGACGGAGACGCGACGGCGCGGCGGGTGGTCGCGGGCGCGCGGGAGGCGGCGGCAGGCGGCACGCTCCCGGCCTCTGTCCGGCGCAGCCCGAGGCTGCCCGCGCCATGGGGCCGTGCCAGGCAATTGGAGTCACCGTGAGCCACTTCTATCTGAGTCACGTTCGCACCGTCGACGAGGAGTGGGTCGCGTCGTTCTTTCACGACCTCTGCCGGGTCGTCGCTGAGCGCACCGGGCGCTCCCCGGAGGTCGTGGGCGTCCACGGGAAACCTCACTCGCCGGACGTGTCGGCGGATCTGCTGGCCCGGTCCACCGTCCTGGTCGTGCTCCACTCACCGCGCTACTTCAGCCAGTCCTACTGCCGGGCCGAGCTGTCCTACTTCCAGCGCCGGCTCAGCATGCAGCGGTCCAGGACCGGCCGCAGTGCCGACGCGGTCATCCCCGTCATGTGGGAACCCGACCCCGCCCACCCGCTGGACGCCGTCGCCCCGCAACTGCCCCTGCGCGCCCGGTCGGACGCTTTCAGCGCGACGGACTGCACCTCGGCAACCCCCGCACCGGCTTCGCGAACCCACCGTCTGCTGCGCCGTGTTCTGGGTCTTGTCCCGCTGTCGACCACCGTTTCGCCGGAACCTGTCGACGGCTTCGGTGGCGTCGGCAAGACACAGATCGCGCAGGAGTACGTCCACAGTCATCATTGGGAGCGCGAGGAGGGCAACGGCGCGTCAGCGAGCAGGCTGTGGTCCCCCGAGCCTGCCAATTCTCCGCATGGGGCCAAGTTTTGGGGCGTCGGCGTGAACCCCCGATAG